A single genomic interval of Vallitalea longa harbors:
- a CDS encoding putative ABC transporter permease: protein MVEFSRLMLYFSIYSFLGWIWETSFVSLCTGKFVNRGFLNGFFIPIYGLGAMSVVLVKDAIGKPTDYFLLNLLIVVVVSTIVVTTLEFLTGFAMEKIFNKKWWDYSDKRFNLKGYICLQFSIGWAVFILFFLLILHPNISYYISGFHSGVIISMATIFSIYLVADIILSTRDVISLREAIRKYAEIPFEKYRLSIIKCRRIFNAFPDLLKINAGHIKFDVRSILNEGVEKFKTQIASKFR from the coding sequence ATGGTTGAATTCAGTAGATTAATGTTATATTTCAGTATATATTCTTTCTTGGGTTGGATATGGGAAACATCTTTTGTGTCTTTATGTACTGGTAAATTTGTAAATAGAGGATTCCTAAATGGGTTTTTTATTCCTATATATGGACTTGGTGCTATGTCAGTAGTTTTGGTAAAAGATGCAATAGGAAAACCTACTGATTATTTTTTGTTGAATCTATTAATAGTTGTCGTTGTATCAACTATTGTAGTTACCACATTAGAATTTCTTACTGGTTTTGCAATGGAAAAAATATTTAATAAGAAATGGTGGGACTACAGTGATAAACGTTTCAATCTAAAAGGTTATATTTGTCTTCAGTTTTCAATAGGTTGGGCAGTATTCATATTGTTTTTTTTATTGATTTTACATCCGAACATATCATATTACATATCAGGATTCCATTCAGGCGTGATAATAAGTATGGCAACGATATTTTCGATTTATCTTGTTGCAGACATAATTTTATCTACAAGAGATGTAATATCATTACGTGAAGCAATAAGAAAATACGCAGAGATACCATTTGAGAAATATCGTTTGAGTATTATCAAATGCAGAAGAATATTTAATGCTTTTCCTGATTTATTGAAAATAAATGCAGGACATATAAAATTTGATGTTAGGAGTATACTTAATGAAGGCGTTGAGAAGTTCAAGACACAGATCGCAAGTAAATTTAGATAA
- a CDS encoding HD family phosphohydrolase has translation MKALRSSRHRSQVNLDNILEYKEYISELFKHPNVKLMQSFIQHSDVSTLNHCLSVSYMSFRICKRLKLDCRAGARGGLLHDFYLYDWHETKPNEGKHGFVHPRIALKNANKFFKLNNREQDIIIKHMFPLTPKIPRYAESWVVTLVDKYIAIKEIVNH, from the coding sequence ATGAAGGCGTTGAGAAGTTCAAGACACAGATCGCAAGTAAATTTAGATAATATACTAGAATATAAAGAATATATATCAGAATTATTCAAACACCCTAATGTTAAATTGATGCAATCATTTATACAGCATTCAGATGTTAGTACATTGAATCATTGCTTAAGCGTTTCCTATATGAGTTTCAGGATATGTAAACGTTTGAAGCTAGATTGTCGTGCTGGAGCTAGAGGTGGTCTTTTACATGACTTTTACCTATATGATTGGCATGAAACAAAGCCGAACGAAGGTAAACATGGATTCGTACATCCAAGGATTGCTCTGAAAAATGCCAATAAGTTTTTTAAGTTGAATAATAGAGAACAAGATATAATTATTAAGCACATGTTTCCCCTAACTCCTAAAATCCCCAGATATGCAGAATCATGGGTTGTAACATTAGTGGATAAATACATTGCCATCAAAGAGATAGTGAATCACTAG
- a CDS encoding SPL family radical SAM protein, translating into MDYFIPEKVLYEKKIIEYDLGKKLFERYKNMDIEMIPIEKHHDVEFIKKAPDEKFVEFKKYLVLGIRKSLQLSPNKLSADFIVPFTSSGCSAMCTYCYLVCNFFKGSYLRIFVNRDEMINSVKRKIKQVGEKKIYEIGSTSDMVLENTITGNLKWAIEQFGQLENATCTFATKFSMVDDLLDAKHNGNTQMRISVNPDYIIKKVEIGTSKLTDRINAANKMFNAGYRVGVNIAPIILLDNWQDMYREMLEQLSNNLNPQLKKQLFFELIFMTYGYANDTINSVALKGVLNVFERDKMCPKGRGKFCYDLNLREDAAIYFKDLIGHYFPDATISYIV; encoded by the coding sequence ATGGATTATTTTATCCCTGAAAAAGTATTATATGAAAAGAAAATAATAGAGTATGATTTAGGTAAAAAACTATTTGAGAGATATAAGAACATGGATATTGAAATGATTCCTATAGAAAAACATCATGATGTTGAATTCATAAAAAAAGCTCCTGATGAAAAATTTGTAGAATTCAAAAAATATCTAGTCTTAGGCATAAGAAAAAGTCTTCAGTTATCACCTAACAAACTATCTGCTGATTTTATAGTTCCTTTCACATCATCTGGTTGCTCAGCTATGTGTACATATTGCTACTTAGTATGTAATTTTTTTAAAGGTTCATATCTACGCATATTCGTAAACCGTGATGAAATGATTAATTCTGTGAAAAGAAAAATCAAACAAGTTGGCGAGAAGAAAATTTACGAGATAGGTTCTACAAGTGATATGGTATTAGAGAACACTATTACCGGTAACTTAAAATGGGCAATAGAACAATTCGGGCAATTGGAAAACGCTACTTGTACATTCGCTACTAAATTTTCTATGGTTGATGATCTGCTGGATGCTAAACACAATGGAAATACCCAGATGAGAATAAGTGTGAATCCAGATTATATAATAAAGAAAGTAGAAATCGGTACTTCTAAATTAACTGATAGAATAAATGCTGCTAATAAAATGTTCAATGCTGGATATAGAGTAGGTGTTAATATCGCTCCTATAATTTTATTGGATAATTGGCAAGATATGTATAGAGAGATGTTAGAACAATTATCTAATAACTTGAATCCCCAATTAAAAAAGCAATTATTTTTCGAATTAATATTTATGACCTATGGATATGCCAATGATACTATCAATAGTGTTGCATTAAAAGGTGTTTTAAATGTATTCGAGAGGGATAAAATGTGTCCCAAAGGCAGAGGTAAATTCTGCTATGACCTTAATCTTAGAGAAGATGCAGCCATATATTTCAAAGATCTAATTGGACATTATTTCCCAGATGCAACAATAAGTTATATTGTCTAG
- a CDS encoding NAD-dependent protein deacylase: MIEKLKEIIGSSNNIVFFGGAGVSTESDIPDFRSEKGLYKAVQKYHYPPETIISRSFFKKNPLVFYEYYKENLIYKEAKPNNAHKVLAELERKGKLKAIITQNIDNLHQMAGSKEVIELHGSVYRNYCMSCGEFYDINYILESDGVPKCTKCEGLIKPDVVLYEEGLDENNLRKAVEYISEAEVLIVGGTSLVVYPAAGLIQYFRGKSLVLINNSKTSYDSYADLVIHEPIGEVMGKITGDNIL, from the coding sequence ATGATAGAAAAGTTAAAAGAAATAATAGGATCTAGTAATAATATTGTTTTTTTTGGAGGTGCTGGTGTTTCAACTGAAAGTGATATACCTGATTTTCGTTCAGAAAAAGGTTTATATAAAGCGGTCCAGAAATATCATTATCCGCCTGAAACAATAATCAGTCGATCTTTTTTTAAAAAAAATCCTTTGGTTTTCTATGAGTATTATAAGGAAAATCTAATCTATAAAGAAGCGAAGCCCAATAATGCTCATAAGGTTTTGGCTGAATTGGAACGAAAAGGGAAACTAAAAGCCATAATTACGCAAAATATAGATAATCTGCATCAGATGGCTGGAAGTAAAGAGGTTATTGAGTTACATGGTTCTGTTTACAGAAATTACTGCATGTCTTGTGGTGAATTTTATGATATAAATTATATTCTTGAAAGTGATGGGGTTCCTAAATGTACAAAATGTGAAGGGCTCATTAAACCTGATGTTGTATTGTATGAAGAAGGGCTTGATGAAAATAATTTAAGAAAAGCTGTAGAGTATATTAGTGAGGCAGAAGTGTTAATTGTTGGAGGTACATCTCTTGTTGTATATCCAGCCGCAGGACTTATACAATATTTTAGAGGTAAATCTCTGGTGTTGATCAATAATTCAAAAACATCTTATGACAGTTATGCAGATTTAGTGATACATGAGCCTATAGGTGAAGTAATGGGTAAGATAACGGGTGATAATATACTATAA
- the dhaS gene encoding dihydroxyacetone kinase transcriptional activator DhaS — protein sequence MSKTTKKAMASTLKRMMESTPFDKISVVNLVEECGINRQTFYYHFQNIYELLGWIYKNEALKKIKDYKSYDTWQEGLLIIFSYVKDNAKFCLNTFNSVGREHLNDFLYNITFKILVDIVKEITADKNIKEEELKFVADFYSFAVIGILTNWMKEGMKQEPKEIVNNVNKLIEGNADRILKNF from the coding sequence ATGTCAAAAACAACTAAAAAAGCTATGGCTTCAACATTAAAAAGAATGATGGAGTCTACACCATTTGATAAGATAAGTGTAGTGAATCTTGTTGAGGAATGTGGAATCAATCGACAAACTTTTTATTATCATTTTCAGAATATATATGAATTATTGGGTTGGATATATAAGAATGAAGCATTAAAAAAGATTAAAGACTATAAATCTTATGATACATGGCAGGAAGGTCTATTGATAATTTTTTCATACGTAAAAGATAATGCGAAATTCTGTCTGAACACATTCAATTCAGTAGGTAGAGAACATCTTAACGATTTTCTTTATAATATCACTTTTAAAATATTAGTTGATATAGTAAAGGAAATAACAGCAGATAAAAATATTAAGGAAGAAGAATTAAAATTCGTCGCAGATTTTTATAGTTTCGCAGTCATTGGTATATTGACTAATTGGATGAAAGAAGGAATGAAACAAGAACCAAAAGAAATAGTTAATAATGTCAATAAGCTTATTGAAGGTAATGCTGATAGGATATTAAAGAATTTTTGA
- a CDS encoding carbohydrate-binding protein has protein sequence MVNLSIEVLNQAGNKLVECSNTDEVYLVYKDTYKEGDKIVFKSSEKNQFFVAQIDDALGEAFVYFTEKEIVYNVPFEEKRTNFSPKVFSGNIHLLHLRLATKEEIGAYKNLAKNVVDQNGIEGLYPHAKANVETRGEAVFAARNAIDGVCENRSHGPWPYQSWGINMQDDAEMKLDFGRLVAVDKIVLYTRSDFPHDNWWEQVKIVFSDDSELVWDLEKSYKPHIINIEQKKIKWLILKDLKKADDPSPFPALTQIEVYGVEA, from the coding sequence ATGGTTAACTTATCAATAGAAGTACTGAATCAAGCAGGAAATAAGTTAGTAGAGTGTAGTAATACTGATGAAGTATATTTAGTTTATAAAGATACATATAAAGAAGGAGACAAAATCGTATTTAAATCAAGTGAAAAAAATCAATTTTTTGTAGCACAGATTGATGATGCACTTGGAGAAGCTTTTGTATACTTTACAGAAAAGGAAATAGTTTATAATGTTCCGTTTGAAGAGAAAAGAACTAATTTCTCACCAAAAGTTTTTAGCGGAAATATTCATCTATTACATTTGAGACTTGCTACTAAGGAAGAAATTGGGGCATATAAGAATCTTGCTAAAAATGTTGTTGATCAAAATGGTATTGAAGGATTATATCCTCATGCAAAAGCAAATGTAGAGACAAGAGGAGAAGCAGTTTTTGCAGCAAGAAATGCAATTGATGGTGTTTGTGAAAACAGATCACATGGTCCATGGCCTTATCAATCATGGGGTATCAATATGCAGGATGATGCTGAAATGAAATTGGACTTTGGAAGGTTAGTGGCTGTTGATAAAATTGTTTTATACACAAGAAGCGATTTTCCGCATGACAATTGGTGGGAACAAGTGAAGATTGTTTTCTCTGATGATTCTGAGTTGGTATGGGATCTGGAAAAAAGCTATAAACCACATATAATAAATATTGAACAAAAGAAGATAAAGTGGTTGATTCTAAAAGATTTGAAGAAAGCTGACGATCCATCACCTTTCCCAGCACTTACACAGATTGAAGTGTATGGAGTAGAAGCTTAG
- a CDS encoding class I SAM-dependent methyltransferase, with amino-acid sequence MNRDKRIYKEKKIWDRLARRYDKQISIFNDAYELTTNKAKNILREDDNILEIACGTGIVSFGIADAVKKVTAIDISKEMIDVAKEKAKKMNVENIEFQVADGYNLQYEDNSFDTILLFNTLHIVKEPDTLLNEIYRLLKPNGYLLTVTDCYSEPVKIKTRLMLNVQKLVRILGIIPYLSYYRKENVDNYILKHNFKIMERYILNKEPVNYYVSAIKNKNL; translated from the coding sequence ATGAATAGGGATAAAAGAATCTACAAAGAGAAAAAAATATGGGATAGATTAGCTAGAAGGTATGATAAACAAATCAGTATATTTAATGATGCATATGAACTTACAACTAATAAAGCTAAAAATATTCTTAGAGAAGATGATAACATATTGGAGATTGCATGTGGAACAGGTATTGTCTCATTTGGAATTGCTGATGCAGTAAAAAAAGTTACAGCTATTGATATATCAAAAGAAATGATAGATGTGGCTAAAGAAAAAGCTAAGAAAATGAATGTTGAAAATATAGAATTCCAAGTTGCAGATGGATACAATCTACAGTATGAAGATAATTCGTTTGATACTATATTATTATTTAATACCCTACATATCGTAAAAGAACCAGATACATTATTAAATGAGATATATAGATTATTAAAACCCAATGGATATTTGTTGACTGTTACAGATTGTTATTCTGAACCAGTTAAAATTAAAACCAGACTTATGTTGAATGTACAAAAACTCGTTAGAATACTTGGAATAATACCATATTTATCATATTATAGGAAAGAGAATGTAGATAATTACATCTTGAAGCATAATTTCAAAATCATGGAGAGATATATACTAAATAAAGAACCAGTAAATTATTATGTTTCTGCAATTAAAAATAAAAATTTATAA
- a CDS encoding MarR family winged helix-turn-helix transcriptional regulator, translated as MNYNQIKSLNELIHSINRALKDDDIDKRFKRLQGLTTIEIGIINLVSNNPDIILKEISKITKTPKSTLTSALNRLENKNYIKRKISKSDKRSFSLYLTEEGDLVQEEHLALEHTLGSKILNALDNDEERNKLIDLLKKIVENV; from the coding sequence ATGAATTATAATCAAATAAAATCATTAAATGAATTAATACATTCGATTAATAGAGCACTAAAGGATGATGACATAGATAAGAGATTCAAGAGATTACAAGGATTGACTACAATAGAAATAGGTATAATAAATTTGGTTTCCAACAATCCTGATATCATTTTAAAAGAAATCAGTAAAATTACAAAAACACCTAAAAGTACACTAACTAGTGCATTGAACAGATTGGAAAATAAAAATTATATTAAAAGAAAAATTAGTAAATCAGATAAACGTTCATTTAGTCTATATCTGACAGAGGAAGGAGATCTTGTTCAAGAAGAACATCTGGCATTAGAACATACTCTTGGCAGTAAGATATTAAATGCTCTTGATAATGATGAAGAGAGAAATAAGCTTATAGATCTATTGAAAAAGATAGTGGAAAATGTTTGA
- a CDS encoding FmdE family protein, which translates to MNRELWDKCIEFHGHECPGLAIGYRAVLIAMEKINLTFSKDEELVCVTENDACGVDAVQVITGCTMGKGNLIYRDTGKMAFSFFNRSNGESIRLIMNEIETEMTREEKKIHILEAPAKEIFKIKKPNYEIPSHARIFNTIICDECGEGAKETNIRISNGKKLCLDCYQEYTRGW; encoded by the coding sequence ATGAACAGAGAATTATGGGATAAATGTATAGAATTCCATGGACACGAATGTCCTGGTCTTGCTATCGGATATCGTGCAGTACTAATAGCTATGGAAAAAATCAATCTGACTTTTTCTAAAGATGAAGAATTAGTATGTGTTACAGAAAACGATGCTTGTGGAGTAGATGCCGTTCAAGTGATTACAGGATGTACAATGGGAAAAGGTAATCTGATATACAGAGATACTGGGAAAATGGCATTTTCATTTTTTAATCGCTCAAATGGAGAAAGTATAAGACTGATAATGAATGAAATTGAGACTGAAATGACTAGAGAAGAGAAGAAAATACATATATTAGAAGCACCAGCAAAGGAAATATTCAAGATAAAAAAACCTAACTATGAAATACCTTCCCATGCAAGAATATTTAATACCATCATATGTGATGAATGTGGTGAAGGAGCTAAAGAGACTAATATAAGAATTAGCAATGGGAAAAAACTATGTCTGGATTGTTATCAAGAATATACTAGAGGCTGGTAA
- a CDS encoding FecCD family ABC transporter permease has product MGKNYVWIVIKNILEAGNYNCMKDVIKIKYNADVKQTGIEAYKRYTGKKFIVAICSMIIMFLLSIIAINAGSTNIEFSEIIKSIIGNGTEVSNVVVMRIRLPRIIAAIIAGAGLSVSGCVMQNNLCNPLASPSTLGISNAAAFGANLAIIIFGAGSFRSSGSDAVIIDNPYMVTLTAFTLSMLASIVILLLARLRNFSSQSIILAGVALGSLFTAGTTLIQYFADDVQVAAAVFWTFGDLGRVSWNEVLILAIVICIALIYFMLKRWDYNAMDSGEESAKSLGVNIERVRFGGLLVSSLITAVSVSFLGIIGFIGLISPQIVRRIIGSDHRFLIPISAITGSVILLFADTIARTIIAPIILPVGAITSFLGAPLFLYILLRGQKNK; this is encoded by the coding sequence ATGGGAAAAAACTATGTCTGGATTGTTATCAAGAATATACTAGAGGCTGGTAATTATAATTGTATGAAAGATGTGATAAAAATTAAATATAATGCAGATGTAAAACAAACTGGAATAGAGGCTTATAAAAGATATACTGGAAAGAAATTTATTGTAGCAATTTGTTCTATGATTATAATGTTTCTATTATCAATTATCGCTATTAATGCTGGTTCCACAAATATTGAATTCAGTGAAATAATCAAATCCATTATAGGGAATGGGACAGAAGTTTCCAATGTCGTTGTAATGCGTATACGTCTACCAAGAATTATTGCTGCTATTATTGCAGGGGCAGGATTATCCGTATCAGGTTGTGTGATGCAGAATAATCTCTGTAACCCCTTAGCTTCACCATCAACATTGGGAATATCTAATGCGGCAGCTTTTGGAGCAAACTTGGCTATAATTATATTTGGTGCAGGTAGTTTCAGGAGTTCGGGTTCAGATGCTGTTATTATAGATAATCCTTACATGGTTACTTTAACTGCTTTTACCCTATCAATGTTAGCGTCTATTGTGATTTTATTACTAGCCAGATTAAGAAATTTTTCATCACAATCCATTATATTAGCGGGTGTAGCATTAGGTTCTCTTTTTACTGCTGGAACTACTTTGATTCAATATTTTGCTGATGATGTTCAAGTTGCAGCAGCTGTTTTCTGGACATTCGGTGATCTAGGCAGAGTATCATGGAATGAAGTATTGATACTTGCTATTGTCATATGCATAGCATTAATATATTTTATGCTGAAAAGATGGGATTATAATGCTATGGATAGTGGGGAAGAATCAGCAAAAAGTCTAGGTGTAAACATAGAAAGAGTACGTTTTGGTGGATTGCTGGTTTCTTCTTTGATAACGGCTGTATCAGTTTCGTTCCTTGGAATTATAGGATTCATTGGCTTGATATCACCACAAATAGTAAGACGTATCATTGGTTCGGATCACCGTTTTTTGATACCGATATCAGCTATAACTGGTTCAGTTATACTACTTTTCGCAGACACAATAGCAAGAACGATAATTGCGCCAATCATATTACCAGTAGGGGCAATAACTTCATTCTTAGGTGCTCCATTATTTCTATATATATTATTAAGGGGGCAGAAGAATAAATGA
- a CDS encoding ABC transporter ATP-binding protein: MILSVQGLEFSYPSHEVLKDISFSIDTGECIAILGTNGTGKSTLLKCINRILRPQKGSVLVDKTDVQKLNQVDLAKRIGYVSQTNQSFRTTVFDTVLIGRKPYIKWDVKEEDLRIVDKAIEMLGLQKYSLRYIDELSGGELQKVIIARALAQEPKILMFDEPTSSLDLKNQLEVINIIKNVVKNRKISALVTIHDLNLALRLADKYILLKKGKIFAAGGIEIMTSENIESVYSVPVEIEKMNSRMVVVPI, translated from the coding sequence ATGATTTTATCAGTACAAGGATTAGAATTCAGTTATCCCAGTCATGAAGTTTTAAAAGATATTTCTTTCTCTATAGATACAGGTGAATGTATTGCGATATTAGGTACTAATGGAACGGGAAAATCCACTCTACTAAAATGTATTAACAGGATTCTGAGACCACAAAAAGGATCAGTATTGGTTGATAAAACAGATGTTCAGAAATTAAACCAAGTGGATCTAGCGAAAAGAATAGGATATGTTTCTCAGACTAATCAATCTTTTAGAACAACCGTATTCGATACTGTTCTTATTGGTAGGAAACCATATATAAAATGGGATGTTAAAGAAGAGGACTTACGTATTGTCGATAAGGCAATAGAGATGCTTGGATTACAAAAATATTCTTTAAGATATATTGATGAGTTAAGCGGTGGTGAATTGCAAAAAGTAATTATAGCTAGAGCGTTGGCACAAGAACCCAAGATACTCATGTTTGATGAACCCACAAGCAGTCTTGATCTAAAAAATCAGCTAGAAGTTATTAACATAATCAAGAATGTAGTAAAAAACAGGAAAATTTCTGCTCTAGTTACAATACATGACCTAAACTTAGCTCTAAGACTTGCAGATAAATATATATTACTGAAAAAGGGGAAAATCTTTGCAGCAGGAGGAATAGAAATCATGACTTCTGAAAATATAGAATCTGTGTATTCAGTTCCAGTGGAAATTGAAAAAATGAACAGTAGGATGGTTGTAGTACCGATTTAA
- a CDS encoding iron ABC transporter substrate-binding protein, translating into MNKRNKLLIIIFIITTVVLIGCTSNSQVKEDVNSNSMTLTDMLGRTVSIDGNAKKVVAIGPGALRLYCYIDSADKVVGIEQLEKDHPTGRPYALANESLKELDVIGPGGPNNSPDAEKILSVKPDVIFSMYAYDKSAVDELQSKTGIPVVALSYGEVSTFDPAVYESLEMIGKIMGREDRATEVIDFMKNCKEDLNVRTKDIVEDKKSSTYIGALSYKGSHGIESTYGNYSLFQAINANNVVDEVEKTGSIMIDKEKLIEWNPDKIFIDYGGLNLVKDDYNKNPDFYDTLTAFKTGELYSQLPYNFYHTNIGTAMADAYYLGKVLYPDSFSDIEPEKKADEIYKFLLGKEVYKKMAEDFGEFNKITID; encoded by the coding sequence ATGAACAAGAGAAATAAGCTATTGATAATTATATTTATTATAACGACGGTTGTACTTATTGGCTGTACTTCCAATTCTCAAGTTAAGGAAGACGTAAACTCTAATAGTATGACATTGACAGATATGTTAGGAAGGACTGTATCAATAGATGGCAATGCTAAGAAAGTAGTTGCTATTGGACCAGGAGCACTAAGATTATATTGTTACATAGATAGTGCGGATAAAGTAGTAGGAATAGAGCAGCTTGAAAAAGACCATCCTACTGGAAGACCGTATGCACTTGCTAACGAATCATTAAAGGAACTAGATGTAATAGGACCTGGAGGACCAAATAATTCTCCGGATGCTGAAAAAATATTATCAGTGAAACCGGATGTAATATTTTCCATGTATGCATATGATAAATCTGCAGTGGATGAACTCCAATCAAAGACTGGTATACCAGTAGTCGCATTAAGTTATGGAGAAGTATCGACTTTTGATCCTGCTGTATATGAATCACTAGAAATGATCGGAAAAATAATGGGTAGAGAAGATAGGGCAACAGAAGTTATTGATTTTATGAAAAACTGCAAAGAAGATTTGAATGTAAGAACAAAAGATATTGTAGAAGATAAAAAATCAAGTACATACATAGGTGCGTTATCTTATAAAGGTAGTCATGGTATAGAGAGTACTTATGGCAATTATTCATTGTTTCAAGCGATTAATGCTAACAATGTAGTTGATGAAGTAGAGAAAACAGGATCTATTATGATAGATAAAGAAAAACTTATTGAATGGAATCCTGATAAAATCTTTATTGACTATGGTGGACTTAATCTTGTTAAAGATGATTATAACAAAAACCCTGATTTCTATGATACTCTAACAGCGTTTAAAACAGGTGAGTTGTATTCACAATTACCTTATAATTTTTATCATACCAATATAGGAACTGCCATGGCTGATGCATATTATCTTGGAAAAGTTCTATACCCTGATAGTTTCAGCGATATAGAACCTGAGAAAAAAGCGGATGAGATTTACAAGTTCTTACTTGGGAAGGAAGTTTATAAAAAAATGGCAGAAGACTTTGGCGAATTTAATAAGATCACAATAGATTAA
- the larC gene encoding nickel pincer cofactor biosynthesis protein LarC — protein MKILYYDCFAGISGDMNLGALIDLGVGKDYLINELNKLTISQEFEIEMGTSQKMGITGTKVDVILQNKNHIHEHSHNHNINHHMQGHSHEHGHSHEHEQEFIHDHTEIHEHEHRNLNSIYKIIDDSTLNENIKKLSKDMFLVVAKAEAKVHGKPIDEVHFHEVGAVDSIVDIIGAAICIDKLKVDKIYASTVELGGGFVKCAHGIIPVPAPATTEILTDIPVSKGKVNSETTTPTGAAILKTMVGKFTDKMDFKIIKTGYGLGTKDFEIPNVLRVFLGEVSNEVNDIQTMIEVNIDDMNSELFGHIEDKLFESGALDVYKTPIIMKKGRPAIKLSVLTNTASLHEIEKILLVETTTLGLREYQVNKVMLNREFTTISTKYGKIPMKIGFLDGEVIKMKPEYEVCKKLADSNGVPIRYIYDEVSKINLNGE, from the coding sequence ATGAAAATTTTGTATTATGATTGTTTTGCTGGAATAAGTGGAGATATGAACTTAGGAGCTTTAATAGATCTAGGGGTAGGAAAAGATTATTTGATAAATGAACTGAATAAGCTTACTATTTCACAAGAATTCGAAATTGAAATGGGAACAAGTCAGAAGATGGGTATTACAGGAACAAAAGTAGATGTGATTCTACAGAACAAAAATCATATTCATGAACATAGTCATAACCATAATATTAATCATCATATGCAAGGACATTCTCACGAACACGGACATTCACATGAACATGAGCAAGAGTTTATCCATGACCATACTGAAATACATGAACACGAGCATAGGAATCTAAATAGCATATATAAAATCATTGATGACAGTACTTTAAATGAGAACATAAAAAAATTGAGTAAAGATATGTTTTTGGTTGTAGCAAAAGCTGAAGCAAAGGTACATGGAAAACCTATAGATGAAGTTCATTTTCACGAAGTAGGAGCTGTTGATTCTATAGTTGATATAATAGGAGCGGCAATATGTATAGACAAACTGAAAGTAGATAAGATCTACGCTTCCACAGTAGAATTAGGAGGCGGATTCGTAAAATGTGCTCATGGAATTATACCAGTACCGGCACCTGCGACTACAGAAATTCTTACTGATATACCTGTAAGTAAGGGAAAAGTTAATTCTGAAACAACGACTCCCACAGGAGCGGCAATTTTAAAAACTATGGTTGGAAAATTTACAGATAAGATGGATTTTAAAATAATAAAAACAGGGTATGGACTTGGAACCAAAGATTTTGAAATACCAAATGTATTAAGGGTTTTTTTAGGTGAAGTTAGTAATGAAGTTAATGATATACAGACAATGATAGAAGTTAATATTGATGATATGAATTCTGAGCTATTTGGTCATATTGAAGATAAACTATTTGAAAGTGGTGCACTAGATGTATATAAGACACCGATTATCATGAAAAAAGGCAGACCTGCAATTAAATTGAGTGTATTAACTAATACGGCTAGTTTACATGAAATAGAAAAAATACTATTAGTTGAGACGACTACTTTAGGTCTTAGAGAGTACCAAGTTAATAAAGTCATGCTTAATAGAGAATTTACTACCATTTCAACCAAATATGGAAAAATACCTATGAAAATAGGATTTTTAGATGGAGAAGTAATAAAGATGAAACCAGAATATGAGGTTTGTAAAAAATTAGCAGATTCAAATGGAGTACCTATAAGATACATTTATGATGAAGTATCGAAAATTAATTTGAATGGAGAATGA